From the genome of Polypterus senegalus isolate Bchr_013 chromosome 8, ASM1683550v1, whole genome shotgun sequence:
CATCTGTTTTTCtaatgtacagttttttttcctcAGCTGCTCACACACTCTTCAGTCCTGTTTGCTATTGTCACTCAGCCTTAGACCAGTCAGATGTGCTTATGGAGCAGAGAGACAAGGAGAGAGTTTTGCAACATCCAAAGGAGAGAAGACAGGACCAGAGGTTATAAAGATGAGGATAAATGGATAAGGATTGAAGGagtgacagacagaaagacagacagacaggatgCTCCTCTAGATAACACATCAGTGTCTTCAGGTCTAAATCTCATCAAACAGTCTTGATTatagaaaataaatttgaaactCTTTCATCAGTGACATCTCACAAATACAATTCAGTAAAGGCACTACAATCCAATAATCAACCCCGAGTTAAGGTCAGTAAGATTTTTTATATCTCATTTATCTCAATTCCAATACATCTTTACTGCAGATCTTTATATTATACAGTCTCAAATAAAATTAGCCTGCAGTGAGACCCTGAGATAAAGGACATGCCATGTAAATGATTCtcaagattttttaaattaagtatgtCCAATGTGCAGGGAATTTAGGTAAAGGTCTGCTCACACTTCTTCAATGCTTAAAATGTGTCTTTCTCTTTACCAATCTTATCTTACTTTTATGTCCAGTGTTGTGGACAAACAACTACAGTAGTCTGCTGTTCTGCCTGTTTGACGCTGAAAACAGAATAGAGGCAGTACAAGTAAGCGTCTGAGGAACTGTTAAAGGTAACAAAACAAGGAATGTGCTTTGTCAACTAGAGATATTTAGAGGGCAGCAGAGAGTGGAAGCCCTGATACATCACTAAAGAAGGCAACATTCTAGGGTCTAGAAGGGACTTCACAGCCCTATACAGGATAGACGAGAGGCACTGCATCCAGTAATGGGTACCTTATTTTATAAGCTCTCCTCTGACTCCTTAATAAAAAGCCCTCAAGGCTTAGGGCTGTAGAGACAAGAGTGACAGTGCTCCACACTTCCTGCACTTGTGCTGTCTGTGTTTCTTATCACTGTTACTGGTGTTTCCCTATGAAGGTCTCGACAACTTTAAGACTTGACTTATCAACCCTTCACAAGGTGATTGATGCTGCAGTTAAGACACCATTCAATGGTGACTTCATTTAAACGGGAACActaaaactttataaaaaaagtgAGGGAATGACAATGAAACAGAGCTGATTACAGAGGGAGAGCTTTTGTCAAAGAGTAAGTTAGAAGTGTGGCCAAAATAATCGACATACACAAGTATCATTAGGAATAAGAGATGTCACTAAACAAGACTATCAGCAAAATGAGGAATTAAATCACATTGCATATAAAGGAGGCCACTCTGATTACAAACAAGGACCAGCCATCAACTGGAACACCAGTGATCAGTCCAGTTCTGACCGTCCATTTTGAAGGACACACACAGGTGATGTGCTGAGGCTGCTCTCAGACTACACTGAGAAGTGCTTGTGTTATCAGACACTGCATCACTCGACTGTTTGGCATCTTTAATGGCTTCTTTAAGGGTAGATGATGTTTgagatttttttaacatttgtacaagaataaaaatataGTAAAGTCATCATTGACTATACTGTCATTAATTCCTCTAAACGTTTATCATGCTGTGTTGCTCTAATGATCTTGTAATTTAACAGCTCTTGACTGCTTAAGCATATTCATTGGGTTTGATTGTATGGCTGATTAAAAGTTGAGTTTTATTAACCATACTTAACTATTATTATTcgtttactgttttgtttttcacagtaTTTGCTGCTGACTGTCCTCCATGACCCTGCCCTTTGTCCATTTTCTCTTAAGGTTGGTCTTTTAATCACAATATGTCTAGCAGCAGTGCTGACCTCTCAACAGAGCaattaaattctttaataaatCCTCTCTTTGTTCAAGCAGATCATACAACTGCTATCAAGGTTAACACAAAAGGCCACAGCTGTCGTGGTCACACCCTGATCCTAAGTCATGTGATCTAAGAAAAGACTGCTGGGACAACTCttaatttttaagtttaaaagaaTGAGACAGACAAGTAATGGAGGACTCATCAGGCACTGGGCTCAGACTGACTACAGTCTTACTGTACTGCCATGAGGAGCACATGACACAACACTGCTGAGAAGACCTTAGAAGATCGAAAGTGTTCAGAACAAAGTGGATTTAAGAACTTGAATGTAACTCTGCTGTGTTTCACAAACAGTAAATGTAAGCTCACAAAAGTTTTATTACTCACTTCACATGTCTACAGCAGATGAGCCCCGGCGCCAGTCTTCTGATGCACTCTGGGGTGAGTTCCGTTCCTGACAGGTCAAGCTCTTCAAGTTCTCCACAGCAGCTGATAACAGAGCCCAGCACAGCACAGTCCAGAGGAGACAAAGTTGTGCCACTAAAGTTAATCTTTAAATCCTTTCCAATGGTGTCTCTGATTAATTTCTGATTCTGAGTCTCATAGAGCCACTGACACACACGCAGAGCTTCACTTTTATCTTGGCCAAATAGCCCATCTTCATCGTCAATTTTATCTCTATCCTGTAGCACCTGTTCAGCTTTCTTCTTCACCCAATCCAGTATTTGTTTTGCTGTCTTCCTCTCAAACTCCCCCAGGATTCCCCCCAGTGTTTTAAACACAGAAGGCCTGGCCAGCCCTGCCAGGAATCGAGTTAGAATCTCAAACCGGCCATCTTTACATGAGTCCAGATTCTTAAGCAGCTCATTAATTCTCCCTGATGGATCGAGGTAGAAGGAGCAGGCGGCCATAAACTCCTGTATGGTGAGGTGGTAGAATGTGTATGTTGTGTGTTCCAGAGTGCTGTCTCTTTGAAGGATTTCCTTAAGGAACCCTGAGAGGAATGGAGAGGACATGTCTGACTGGAGACCAAAGGTGGACATCTCAAACTTATCATAAAACACAAGAGTTCTGTTAGTCACTCCATAGTAAGCCATGTTTCCCAGTTTGACCAGAATCCCCAGCTGGTCCTTGGCTTCTCGCCTGTGATTGGTTAGAATATTGTGAAGGAACATTACAAAGAGCTCTGTGACAGTTCTGGGGGTAGCCCCTCGCTCTTCTTGAGGCACCATGAAGTGGCTCTTCAGCACAGAACAGATAATCCAACAGTACGAGGGGTTGAAACACATGGTGTACAGGATAGCGTTTTCCTCCACATATTGAAAAGCCTCTTTGCCCTGATCAGCATCACCAAAGAACTTCTTAAAGTATATCAGTCTTTGTTCAGGGAAGAACCCCAGGATCTCTGCAAATCGATCAACTCTCTCCATGTCCAGGGCCTCCAGGGCTGTTGGTCTACTTGTGATCAGGACTGAACAGCCCTTCAGTAATGTCCTTTTGACCAGACTTGTGACCAGGATGTGGACAGGAAAGTAGTCCTCTGGGCCTGAGCAGAATTTACTCTGTGTGAAGTCCAGTTTGTGTTTATACTCGTCCAGTCCATCAAGTATAAAGAGGAGAGATTCAGGTTTTTTCAGGATTTCCCTCAACTTTGGGTCATTGAgatatttatagtgccttacaatcAGCCTGGTCAGAGGCATCTGTGGCTCTGTCTCCGTGTCTAGTAAGTTGAACTCCCTGAATTTAAATAGGAACACAAATGCAAACCTTTGGTACTGAGTACCCCTGGCCCAGTCAAACAAGATCTTTTGGACCATGGTGGTCTTCCCAATGCCAGCCACCCCACTGACCACTACAATGTTGGGGGGTGTCTCACTTCCTGGACTCCTTCTAAAAAGCTGCTCAGTCCAGATTCGCTCACATTTCACTTTTGTCCTCTCTTCCACCAGCTCTGCATGAGTCTTCCCCATCTCCTCAAGTTCATGGTGAGTCTCATTGTAGGTCCGTTTGTACTGACTAATGACCATCAGCTCTGTGTATCGAGTCTCAAAGACCACAGCTCTGGTGTGTGGATTTCCAGTAGAAGCCTGATCTTCCAGAATTCTTGTGGATTCATACACactacctctgtgtttttcatGGAGGCCTGAGAGCCAAAATGAGAACGAGTGAGGAAACTGAAGAGCAGAATAATTGATAAACTAATGAGCAGAGACAGGACACCAGTGAGTTACCTTTAATATGAGCCTTAACGGGAGTGGGATGGAGACTGGCCTGAATTTCTTTCAAGAGATCCGATCCTCAAAAGGGAATAAGAGATAAAAATTAGGAACTCTAACTTTCTCAAAAACATAGAATTCAGCTTGTAACTCTGAATGCATTCCTTGTCTAAATGTACCAGATGGGCACCAACATGTTAGTTGATATGGCCAAAGCGTGAAGCAAAAACAGAAGAGCATGACAATAATTTGCTTGCTCACATTAGAAAGTCCTGGAAATCACCAAATTCAGAGAAACTGTTATGGTGGGCATGTCAAGTGGCACTCTCGTCAAAAAGAGTGACTCATCAGACTATTTGTGCAGTAAAgcaaagtaaaatgaatgaaacttagctccataatatatttaattgtttaagtAATTCTACATGTGTCCTTGATCCCATTCCTGTATCTTTCTTTTTAAGAGTCATTGACTGTATAATTTTAACAGTACTTCATACCACAAACTACTCATTAGAAACTGTCACTTTTCCAATTGTAAAATTATTTATCTGAGTCAAGTGTGAAAGacagggggcgccactgagccccaaaagcccagacacaaccacaccaaGAAAGGCATgggtgcaaaataaataaatgtaaatgtaaataaataaatgtaaatgtaaataaatacatttttacagtgcacacacaaaATCCACTTCACAATACTCCACttcctcctccaggtgagctttgccttctgcctcccgactctgactcatctAAAGGAGGTTGGATGGCTTCCAATTATGTTGGACACAGGAGAAGTTCCGGTGCCAAGCCATAGCCCGATGGAAGCATTTCCCAGTCAAATGGAAACCCACTGAAACAGAGAGTTCTTCTCCCTGCAGTGCCCACTGGCAGCATCCAagaacacatgtattttgtcagcatgcccatgtcgatcaaacacaggaagctctgcagtttacttgtgactttacactgtaggaagataagtaaataaatcaaggtaattaacattcgatctggcttttatatagcagcttccacctgcagctatagactcttcagtacgcgagggactctccactctagtgtttagatctggacgctGTATGTGCCCCAAAAAGAAGTCTAACTGTATTCTCATATCATTGCTCGCATACTGAAGTATCAGCAGGCATTTTCCATGGCATctcacgtgtaatttgtgagcatgcccttgtcaatcaaacagaggaaactctgcagtctacttgtgactttacgctgtaggaagataagtaaataaatcaaggtaaataacattcgatctggcttttatataagtaatatataaatgtttcttatgtaaagaccatcacaaacagtAGTTTGCACAATAGGTttgtgagctctgtaagccgtgctgtttcattgaagaaCAGGTGTGGtgaaacggtgccatctttcacctttacgcctggtgcagctgcattgttcttatatgtgagtggatgtttcttgtggggagggcttctgttctctttctccgatcagaattcacctctgttatagctcaCCTTTATTAtactgaaaacagcagtgtcagattaaGGCGAGCATGAAcatgactgggagaataaaactgaataaaaaaaatgctaacctttacaagtaccatacatttagacagactgttacagactcaaatcaaatgtttgtttgtattgtataatagtaacaataagagcagctcactactcaaaacgtttttTCAGGGACACGTGAAGACTCAAAACGGGGACCTTTTGAATAGGAGACAGCAGCTCTAACTGCTGTACTACTAAAGCAATCACTACATGAACGTACACTaacctgatttttattttctccatttatagtcttgaataaaagcatacttgttctgttatatttgtaccttttgtgaaagtgcttatttgatatttggacttcagtcttcacacattatacacttcatgtcaaaattttgtcgtttgTACTAAACCATGGAAaacgtttgtcttttaggtatgtattcaacatttctgtcatcctacacttacatagatctttgtagacatagagcacatgtaaaatgcatgtgttccaaataacaatatattttttagcctatacagttCTAGGTATCTGACTACCTGATAAACATGACTtgagttgggagaggttttttgCACTTTCTACGGAGGTGGGAGAATGGTATAGCAGACTGatggctgcttgggcttattgacacatttacaagacaaaagacgctgaatggagaggtgtgagcggatttaaggtgggccgggtttatgggtttttttgtaagctttgggTAATCTAGTGTTAAAATTCTCCTCCTTACCCACATTATTATGAATGACCCTCAGAGGGTTAGTTAAAATTCATCTTCAAATTCctatattatgttttgtatttaagGCTAAAGGtttggaaagaaagaaatattcagGTGTATTCAGGaactaagttaactgatatgaaagttggaatattttacttttttacagactttatcaaagagtcagttatcacatttgtatttattgcatatttttgtaaTGTGGTTTCCGgccgggcttgtgcctcctccagaccatgagggggcgtccgtcctggttatattggggaccacgggtacagggcttggaagcccagccctgtagggacccgtggtcaccgccaggcggcgccccgatgccggtttaccccgtgtggtctttggccggggatggagcccggccgggacgtcttggaagaccggaggagggcgtgtgcctcctccagaccgagagagggcgtccgtcctgattatgcaggaggcctcgggtaaggggcttggaagcccagccctgtagggacccgtggccaccggcaggcggcgccccagtgcctgtttatcccggggaagacgaccggggagacacggatggcttccgggtgcgcagccggcacttccgccacacaggggtgtggccaacgttaagtgccgggaagcagctggagcccatccgggttcccataaaaggggccgcctccctccagtcattggtggatgtcgggaggtagcaggactgaactggagagaggacgggaggcggcgaggaaggcacaaagactgtgggccctggactttggggaatcggtgcaagaggcactggggttgtgagtccACGTATTTCATGTAcatagactttgtaaataaacagtgtgtggtgaaaatatgttgtccgtctgtgtgtgtccgggccagcgttcacagtaacaattagtcattttcaaaaataactgtgttaatagaatgcaattacatgtacTAGAAGACTGTGTTAAGAACATAAGACCATAAGAAATGTCACAAacaactttgaatgttggcagtatggcactagatatgatggagagaaggaaatttggtatattgtgtgtgcaagagactaaatggaagagaAATAAGGCCAGGTGAATCAGAGGTAGATTCAAAtttttctatcatggtgtggatgggagaagaaatgggttagggattattctgaaggaacagtatgtcaagagtattttggaggtgaaaagagtgtcagaaagAGAgataattatgaagctggaaattgaaggtgtgatgatgaatgttattagtgtATATGCCACTCAAACTGGGTGTATGATGGAAGAGAAAGAATATTTCTGGGGTGAGttagatgaagtgatggacattgTACCCAATGGGCATAgaatggtgattggagcagatttcattggacatgttggtgaagggaacagaggagatgatgggtaggtatggtgtaaaAGAGAGAAATGCAGAAGGTCAGGGATGGTAGTGGATTTTCAAGGAACATGTCTATGGTGAATACGGAtattaagaagaggaaggaacatagggtgatgtacaagaatggaggaggatgcacacaggtggattatatCGTGTGCAGAAGGGTCATTTTGAATgtgattggagactgcaaagtggtgacaggggaaagtgtagttatgAAGCATAGGCTGGTGGTTTGTTGGATGAAATTAGAGaccaagaagaagaggagaatgaggacagagccaaggatcaaatggtacaagttgaaaaaggaagactgcaaggttgagttcaggatggaggtaagacaggcactggatggTAGTGAAAAGTCACCAGATTGCTGGGAAAATGCagcagaagtgataaggaatacAGCTAGGAGGGTGCCTGGTGTGACATCGGGACaaaggaaggaggacaaagaaacCTGGAGGTGGAATGAGAAAAtagaggagagtatacagaggaacaggatggtgaagaagacatgggataatcagagagatgaAGATAGTTGACAGGAGTAgaaggagataaggtgtaaggtgaatAGAGAGGTGGGGAAGGTTAAAGataaggtgtatgatgagttgtgtgAGAGGCTGGAAACTAAGGAGGGAGTAAAAGACCTGtgctgattggctagacagaggggctgagctgggaaaaaaatgtgcagcaggttagagtgataaaggataaagatggaaacatactcacaagtgaggagatggtgttaagcagatggaaagagaactttgagaggctgatgaataagaaaatgagagagagagaaggttggatgatgtggagatagtgaaccaggaagtgcaatagattagcaaggaggaagtaaggacagctatgaagtggatgaagaatgggaaggctgttGGTCTAGCTGAAATACCTGTTAaaccatggaggtgtttaggagagatggcagtggagtttttaactgtttaatgcaatcttggaaagtgagtggAAGtctaaggagtggagaagaatggtaccaatttttaaaaataagggtgatgtgcagaacTGCAGTAGTATTAACTACAGTTAGGGGAGTTAGGGGAAGTTAAGGAAAAGAGTAATGGAggctaggttaagaaggaagATGATgactagtgagcagcagtatggtttcatgctgagaaagagcaccacagatgtgataattgatctgagggtgttgatggagaagaatagagaaggccagaaggagttgcattgtgtctttgtagacctagggaaagcatatgacaggatacCTAGAGAGTAGTTGTGGTActttatgaggaagtcgggagtgacagAGATGTATATAAGAGTAGTACAGGATATGTTACAagggaagtgtaacagtggtgaggtctgcactAGGAGTGACAGGTGTGttgaaggtggaggtgggattacatcagggatcggctctgagctctttatttgcaatggtcatggacaggttgacagacaagattagacagaagtTTCCATGAACTATgatatttgcagatgacattgtgatctgtagcgagagtagggatcaggttaaggagaccctggagaggtggagatatgctctagataggagaggaatgaagacagaaacaagacagaatacatatgtattaatgacagggaggtcagaggaatggtgaggatgcagggagtagatctgacgaaggtggatgattgggatcaacagtacttagtaatggggattgtggaagagagttgaAGAAGAGAATGAATGCAGGGTGGAGTTggtggagaagagtttcaggagtaatttatgagagacaggtatcagcaagagtgaaagggaaggtttacaggacagtaaatgagaccagctatgttatatgggatggagacggtggtactgaggatgggtgtgacaaggatgaacaggattagaaataagtacattagagggttggttcagtttggatggtttggaggca
Proteins encoded in this window:
- the LOC120534491 gene encoding NACHT, LRR and PYD domains-containing protein 3-like isoform X1 is translated as MAFYSSKSKEKSGQAYSRKGRNKEEVACLSDVTQKFSEVVNTFSYDDLLRVTDYYKTYLAYVIEYDIKSVLQNLVTKNILSNDEAKIFKAKEERDGVAGVESFISDLMNKDSMVLVNLWQALAEELARFPSPNLTRILKEVTECGSDLLKEIQASLHPTPVKAHIKGLHEKHRGSVYESTRILEDQASTGNPHTRAVVFETRYTELMVISQYKRTYNETHHELEEMGKTHAELVEERTKVKCERIWTEQLFRRSPGSETPPNIVVVSGVAGIGKTTMVQKILFDWARGTQYQRFAFVFLFKFREFNLLDTETEPQMPLTRLIVRHYKYLNDPKLREILKKPESLLFILDGLDEYKHKLDFTQSKFCSGPEDYFPVHILVTSLVKRTLLKGCSVLITSRPTALEALDMERVDRFAEILGFFPEQRLIYFKKFFGDADQGKEAFQYVEENAILYTMCFNPSYCWIICSVLKSHFMVPQEERGATPRTVTELFVMFLHNILTNHRREAKDQLGILVKLGNMAYYGVTNRTLVFYDKFEMSTFGLQSDMSSPFLSGFLKEILQRDSTLEHTTYTFYHLTIQEFMAACSFYLDPSGRINELLKNLDSCKDGRFEILTRFLAGLARPSVFKTLGGILGEFERKTAKQILDWVKKKAEQVLQDRDKIDDEDGLFGQDKSEALRVCQWLYETQNQKLIRDTIGKDLKINFSGTTLSPLDCAVLGSVISCCGELEELDLSGTELTPECIRRLAPGLICCRHVNLISCHLTSTCCSILSSVLSSPHSRLIEMKMSNNRSMKDSGVDQLCEGLRSESCKLEKLSLSLCDLTSRCCPALSSVLSSPHSQLTELTLDNSNMEDTGMNQLFEGLWSKNCKLEKLGMSQCGLTSTCCSDLSSVLSSPHSRLTELGLSNNKLGDSGVAQLCEGLRSENCKIEKLWLKTCGLTSRSCSALSLVFCSPNSRLNELELKQNTMKDSGVDQLCEGLKSENCKLQTLSLMICHLTSTCCKALSSVFSSENSQLTELNMSNNKIEDSGMEQLCEGLMSEKSKLEKLSLSDCCLTSRCCSALSSVLSSPHSLLTELKLDNNKLGDSGARQLCKGLRNPNRKLNSLMLSNNEISDSEKENLRSLQKELKGTGQQVNIKI
- the LOC120534491 gene encoding NACHT, LRR and PYD domains-containing protein 3-like isoform X2, translating into MNKDSMVLVNLWQALAEELARFPSPNLTRILKEVTECGSDLLKEIQASLHPTPVKAHIKGLHEKHRGSVYESTRILEDQASTGNPHTRAVVFETRYTELMVISQYKRTYNETHHELEEMGKTHAELVEERTKVKCERIWTEQLFRRSPGSETPPNIVVVSGVAGIGKTTMVQKILFDWARGTQYQRFAFVFLFKFREFNLLDTETEPQMPLTRLIVRHYKYLNDPKLREILKKPESLLFILDGLDEYKHKLDFTQSKFCSGPEDYFPVHILVTSLVKRTLLKGCSVLITSRPTALEALDMERVDRFAEILGFFPEQRLIYFKKFFGDADQGKEAFQYVEENAILYTMCFNPSYCWIICSVLKSHFMVPQEERGATPRTVTELFVMFLHNILTNHRREAKDQLGILVKLGNMAYYGVTNRTLVFYDKFEMSTFGLQSDMSSPFLSGFLKEILQRDSTLEHTTYTFYHLTIQEFMAACSFYLDPSGRINELLKNLDSCKDGRFEILTRFLAGLARPSVFKTLGGILGEFERKTAKQILDWVKKKAEQVLQDRDKIDDEDGLFGQDKSEALRVCQWLYETQNQKLIRDTIGKDLKINFSGTTLSPLDCAVLGSVISCCGELEELDLSGTELTPECIRRLAPGLICCRHVNLISCHLTSTCCSILSSVLSSPHSRLIEMKMSNNRSMKDSGVDQLCEGLRSESCKLEKLSLSLCDLTSRCCPALSSVLSSPHSQLTELTLDNSNMEDTGMNQLFEGLWSKNCKLEKLGMSQCGLTSTCCSDLSSVLSSPHSRLTELGLSNNKLGDSGVAQLCEGLRSENCKIEKLWLKTCGLTSRSCSALSLVFCSPNSRLNELELKQNTMKDSGVDQLCEGLKSENCKLQTLSLMICHLTSTCCKALSSVFSSENSQLTELNMSNNKIEDSGMEQLCEGLMSEKSKLEKLSLSDCCLTSRCCSALSSVLSSPHSLLTELKLDNNKLGDSGARQLCKGLRNPNRKLNSLMLSNNEISDSEKENLRSLQKELKGTGQQVNIKI
- the LOC120534491 gene encoding NACHT, LRR and PYD domains-containing protein 3-like isoform X3 is translated as MAFYSSKSKEKSGQAYSRKGRNKEEVACLSDVTQKFSEVVNTFSYDDLLRVTDYYKTYLAYVIEYDIKSVLQNLVTKNILSNDEAKIFKAKEERDGVAGVESFISDLMNKDSMVLVNLWQALAEELARFPSPNLTRILKEVTECGSDLLKEIQASLHPTPVKAHIKGLHEKHRGSVYESTRILEDQASTGNPHTRAVVFETRYTELMVISQYKRTYNETHHELEEMGKTHAELVEERTKVKCERIWTEQLFRRSPGSETPPNIVVVSGVAGIGKTTMVQKILFDWARGTQYQRFAFVFLFKFREFNLLDTETEPQMPLTRLIVRHYKYLNDPKLREILKKPESLLFILDGLDEYKHKLDFTQSKFCSGPEDYFPVHILVTSLVKRTLLKGCSVLITSRPTALEALDMERVDRFAEILGFFPEQRLIYFKKFFGDADQGKEAFQYVEENAILYTMCFNPSYCWIICSVLKSHFMVPQEERGATPRTVTELFVMFLHNILTNHRREAKDQLGILVKLGNMAYYGVTNRTLVFYDKFEMSTFGLQSDMSSPFLSGFLKEILQRDSTLEHTTYTFYHLTIQEFMAACSFYLDPSGRINELLKNLDSCKDGRFEILTRFLAGLARPSVFKTLGGILGEFERKTAKQILDWVKKKAEQVLQDRDKIDDEDGLFGQDKSEALRVCQWLYETQNQKLIRDTIGKDLKINFSGTTLSPLDCAVLGSVISCCGELEELDLSGTELTPECIRRLAPGLICCRHVNLISCHLTSTCCSILSSVLSSPHSRLIEMKMSNNRSMKDSGVDQLCEGLRSESCKLEKLSLSLCDLTSRCCPALSSVLSSPHSQLTELTLDNSNMEDTGMNQLFEGLWSKNCKLEKLGMSQCGLTSTCCSDLSSVLSSPHSRLTELGLSNNKLGDSGVAQLCEGLRSENCKIEKLCT